In the genome of Nitrospira japonica, one region contains:
- a CDS encoding sigma-54-dependent transcriptional regulator: protein MPIEFDRKGIVMTEEWGAVLVVDDDEALRETVSDLLKDRGHQVTTAANGAEALVRLKEADYAAVLTDLRMKGVEGLELLSAIKRLYPDIGVVLMTAFGSVETAVEAMKHGASDYLTKPVKKEELLRVIERVIREASLRREVSRLRKEVHKEYSFHQILGKSKPMQTLFDLIQRVADSPSNILITGESGTGKELVAKAIHYNSDRKASPFVPVNCAAIPEQLLESELFGHVRGAFTDAKADKRGLFEEAQKGTLFLDEISELPLILQAKLLRAIQEKDIRRVGATKSVAVDVRVIVATNLNLAEEVKARRFRDDLYYRLNVIELKLPSLRERREDIPLLIEAFLRKCGHARGNGVKAVGESALAMLIDYDWPGNVRELENVIERAVTLSRGEKILPEDLPAPVQGSRGDRRILDEAAEKTLPLHEVEKEYIRKILEKTGGNKYRAAHLLGIDRKTLYRKLDEIEGTAQAED from the coding sequence ATGCCCATCGAATTCGATCGAAAAGGGATAGTCATGACGGAAGAATGGGGAGCGGTGCTTGTCGTGGACGACGACGAGGCCCTGCGCGAAACGGTCTCCGACTTGTTGAAGGATCGGGGCCATCAAGTCACGACGGCGGCCAACGGAGCGGAAGCCCTGGTCCGCTTGAAGGAGGCCGACTATGCCGCGGTTCTGACGGATCTCCGCATGAAAGGCGTCGAGGGCCTTGAGCTCCTCTCGGCGATCAAGCGTCTCTATCCGGACATCGGGGTCGTCCTGATGACGGCATTCGGATCGGTGGAAACCGCGGTCGAGGCGATGAAACACGGGGCGAGCGACTATCTGACGAAACCGGTAAAGAAGGAGGAGCTGCTGCGGGTGATCGAACGGGTGATCCGCGAGGCCTCCCTCCGACGGGAGGTCAGCCGGCTCCGGAAGGAAGTGCACAAGGAATACAGCTTTCACCAAATCCTGGGGAAGAGCAAACCGATGCAGACCCTCTTCGACCTGATCCAACGGGTCGCGGATAGTCCGAGCAATATTCTCATCACCGGTGAGAGCGGCACCGGCAAGGAACTGGTCGCGAAAGCCATTCACTACAACAGCGACCGGAAGGCATCGCCGTTCGTGCCGGTCAACTGCGCCGCGATCCCCGAGCAGTTGCTGGAGAGCGAACTCTTCGGCCACGTCCGGGGCGCATTCACCGACGCGAAGGCGGACAAGCGCGGGCTGTTCGAGGAGGCGCAGAAGGGCACGTTGTTCCTGGACGAAATCAGCGAGCTCCCGCTGATACTGCAAGCCAAGCTATTGCGCGCCATCCAGGAAAAGGACATCCGGCGAGTCGGCGCCACGAAATCGGTCGCCGTCGACGTACGCGTGATCGTGGCGACCAATCTGAACCTGGCGGAAGAAGTCAAAGCCAGGCGGTTCCGCGATGACCTGTACTATCGGCTGAACGTCATCGAATTGAAACTGCCTTCGCTTCGAGAGCGCCGGGAAGATATTCCGCTGCTGATCGAGGCCTTTCTGCGCAAGTGCGGTCACGCGCGCGGCAATGGCGTCAAGGCGGTGGGTGAATCGGCCTTGGCCATGTTGATCGATTACGACTGGCCCGGCAACGTGCGAGAACTGGAGAACGTGATCGAGCGGGCGGTGACGTTGAGCCGCGGCGAGAAGATCCTGCCGGAGGACCTGCCGGCTCCGGTCCAAGGCTCACGGGGTGATCGCCGCATCCTCGACGAAGCAGCCGAAAAAACCTTGCCGCTGCATGAAGTCGAAAAGGAATATATTCGGAAGATCCTCGAAAAAACGGGAGGCAACAAGTATCGGGCCGCCCACCTATTGGGGATTGATCGAAAAACCCTCTATCGCAAACTCGACGAGATCGAAGGGACGGCCCAGGCGGAGGATTAA
- a CDS encoding two-component system sensor histidine kinase NtrB, giving the protein MNDVGSALSRPIPLTMPLVLTLGIFLADGLAPSGIAVSVLYVIPLLLTFFSDRERAPVVVCTAATALLWADLAFNPADAPPYALVNRTLGTGVLWLIAWLLDRHKRATSSLETAEIGHHKVLEAMKAERADTQGLLTAAQEARAYAETAVMGALAGRRQAEERYLITQLRLEGIIQAAMDAILTLDDGQCIVMFNHAAERMFGCSRADALGQPLDRFIPARFREAHRRHVEIFGGSGVTARKMGALGTVTGLKAGGEEFPVEASISQVAVEGKRFYTVILRDLTERRRMEEQLRRTERIAELGTVASGMAHEIGTPMNVILGRAEYLLDRVREEPVRKGLQTIIVQVERITRVMNQLLAFTRRKPPMRGPLDLKPVVENTVEMFHERLAKTHTSLELNLAPLCPAVWADADQISQVLINLIMNALHAMPEQGTLRIGLEPRTGHVALSVSDTGQGIPTEIVGRIFEPFFTTKEFGKGTGLGLTVVKGIVDEHQGSITVQSEPGKGTTFTILLPKASDGGNALSPA; this is encoded by the coding sequence ATGAACGACGTCGGCAGTGCGTTGTCCCGTCCCATCCCCCTGACCATGCCCCTTGTCCTGACCCTGGGCATTTTTCTTGCCGATGGCTTGGCTCCTTCGGGCATCGCCGTCTCCGTACTCTACGTCATCCCGCTCCTCCTGACGTTTTTCTCGGACCGCGAACGCGCCCCGGTCGTGGTCTGCACAGCCGCCACTGCGTTGCTCTGGGCGGATCTGGCATTCAATCCTGCCGACGCACCTCCCTATGCATTGGTGAACCGGACCCTGGGCACGGGCGTGCTCTGGTTGATCGCCTGGCTCTTGGACCGGCACAAGCGCGCGACATCTTCTCTTGAGACGGCGGAGATCGGACATCACAAGGTTCTGGAGGCGATGAAGGCCGAACGGGCAGACACCCAAGGGCTTCTGACGGCCGCGCAAGAAGCACGGGCCTATGCGGAGACGGCCGTGATGGGCGCGCTCGCCGGCCGGCGGCAAGCGGAGGAACGCTACCTGATCACGCAACTCCGGCTGGAGGGGATCATTCAAGCCGCGATGGACGCCATCCTGACGCTGGACGACGGCCAGTGCATCGTCATGTTCAATCACGCGGCCGAGCGGATGTTCGGGTGTTCGAGGGCGGACGCCCTCGGGCAACCGCTCGATCGCTTCATTCCCGCCCGCTTCAGGGAGGCACACCGGCGCCATGTGGAGATCTTCGGAGGATCCGGCGTGACAGCCCGTAAGATGGGCGCGCTCGGAACGGTCACGGGCCTCAAGGCCGGCGGGGAGGAGTTTCCGGTCGAAGCCTCGATCTCGCAAGTCGCGGTCGAGGGCAAGCGATTCTACACGGTCATTCTCCGCGATCTCACCGAGCGGCGACGCATGGAAGAGCAGCTCCGCCGGACCGAGCGCATTGCCGAACTCGGCACCGTTGCCTCCGGCATGGCGCACGAGATCGGCACACCGATGAACGTCATTCTCGGACGCGCGGAATATTTACTGGATCGCGTCCGGGAAGAGCCGGTCAGGAAAGGCCTCCAGACGATCATCGTTCAGGTCGAACGGATCACGAGAGTCATGAACCAACTTCTGGCCTTTACCAGACGGAAACCACCCATGCGCGGCCCCCTCGATCTGAAGCCTGTCGTGGAAAACACGGTCGAGATGTTTCATGAACGACTGGCGAAAACCCACACCAGCCTCGAGTTGAATCTTGCCCCGCTCTGCCCCGCCGTGTGGGCCGATGCCGACCAGATCAGCCAGGTGCTGATCAATCTCATCATGAACGCACTTCATGCCATGCCGGAACAGGGCACCTTGCGGATCGGGCTTGAGCCTCGCACTGGCCATGTGGCCTTGTCCGTCTCTGATACGGGCCAAGGCATCCCGACAGAGATTGTCGGACGGATATTCGAACCCTTCTTTACGACGAAGGAGTTCGGAAAAGGCACCGGGCTCGGTCTCACGGTCGTCAAGGGCATCGTCGATGAGCATCAGGGATCCATCACGGTACAGAGCGAGCCCGGTAAGGGCACCACGTTTACAATCCTCCTGCCGAAAGCCTCGGACGGCGGCAACGCCTTGTCTCCGGCATAG